The sequence CTGATCTGCGGTGATCTCAGTGCAATATCGATAGTTTTCATCTCACTCAGTATTACAGATAGCTCTCCACTCCCTTTGAGTACAGGTATATCCCCAAGCGTATAGACACGTTCAACACTCTCTATCAACGCATTGAGAGAAGTGATCTTGGTCTCTACTGTTATTTTTTCTTGAGGCATACCGTTCACACTAGCATGTAAACCGCCTAATGTAACTGTTCCTTCTACGTGAGTGCTGTTCATATCATACACTGCATTCGCTTTCACACTGCCTGCTGTAACGACAGTCTCTACACGCTTTCCTAAAAGTTCGATATCACTTTTGACAGGATCCAGATGATCCCACTTTACAGATCTGTTGTACGTACGCAAGAGTGACTCTTTGGGTATGTGTGTCACGGTTTTTACCTGCAATCTCTCTTTAAAACTTATGTTCGCATCGATATTCACCATATTGGAATCTATTTTCGCATAGGCCATCAGCGAACTGTTATTTTCAAAACTGATAGGTGCATCTATCACTATATTGGCTTTTGTTTGGTTCAGTTCTGAAGGAAGCGCTATAAATTCATTAAGCAGCAATGGTTGCTTGTTCTCTAAATGTAATGTAGCCTTTTTGAAATCAGGGGAGATAAATGTGCCTTGTAGATTGTCTGCTTCTATCTCTGTTTTAATGCTCTGTCCATCACCTTTGTATCTGACTCTTAAGTGATGAAGCGGTTTAACAAATTTTTGATCTATCCCCGTGAATTGATCAGCCTGTATCTCTCCGCTGTAACTGATCTGCTTATCCATCGTAAAAAAGTTGGTCACCAGAACATCTTTTGCATACGGTGTTGTGAGCACTAGATCACTCTTGGACTGCAGAGTGTTTTTTTCGATATCATAGCTTGCATGTACATGTAAATGATTGATATCAAGATTAAAATCATTGATGCCGGCCTTTAGGACCTGTTCCATCTTTATTTTCAGATCAGAACTTACCATAGATCGTGAGACATTGAGATCAACAAAAATATCCCCCACCGCTTCTCTTCTTATAGGCAGGTCATAGAGTTTAAAGAGTGCCTTTTTAGGTTTAAAATCCACTTTTCCGATGAGTTTATTGTTCTTCACTTTCGTCTTATAATAGATATCACTGAGATTTGTACTGCTATGCACATTCAGGTCAGCCTTTTGAAGTAGAAGTTTTTCAACATCAAAAACAGCATCCCTTCCGCTTACATTGAACGCTTTCGAATCTACAGGGCCATAGACAAAAGGAAGTGTATTGATCTTTACTTTGTCTAAATGTACCCATTTGGGCATCCATGGGATCACCGGTCTGTCTTTACCGGTATTCTCTTCCTGTGTAACTACAACATCACTTTTATTACTTTCATTACTGTCCGGAACAAAAAGTGCTTGCAGTGCAAGCGTGTCAACCTCTTTTATGGTCAATTCTCTTACATGAAGATCTCCATCTTTCAAACCTGCCTTCAAAGTGATCTTTGTCACATTAGAGTCCACCTGCAGAGCCAATGCACGTACATCCATACTATCACTGCTATACAGTACATCCTTTACATCCAATATCACATTTGAGATACCTATCCCCTGTTCAGAAAAAGGTTCAAGACTCAGTGAAGCATGGTGCACACTTATGTCTATTCCCAAAGATTCAGCAGTACTGTTTTCATTGCTTTGATTATTTTCTGCAGATGAGAGAGAAGCGATCAGTGTTTTGATCGTATCCACATTGGCTTTTTCTATCTGAAGCGTATTCACAATGATCGTCTTCTTAAAGAGTCCGGCAGGGTTCCATTTCAGCGTCAGATGTTTAGCCAGCGGATCTCTATTATATGCCAGATCCTCTATCTTCACTCCCGTCAATACATTTCCATGGATACGGCTGTAAGAGATGTTGTAATCAGGAGCAAAGGTATCGGCCACTTTCCTGACAACAAACGCTGAATTGACGATAAAATAAAGAGCGAGTCCCATCACTATAGCAGTTATGAGTAGATAGATAATGATCTTTCTCATCCATAACAACGGTCTGTAAAGTGATGAATACTTCAAAATGATTGTCCTATTTGAAATGAGATACCATACTGTGAGAAATCATTGACATTGAAACCTACATCCAGTTTAAAGGGGCCTATAGGTGTCATATACCTGGCCCCTACACCTACAGCTGAAATGATCTCTCCTTTAAAATTATAACTTTCATCCGTCAGCATAGTATTGTCCGTAAAAATGGCACCATACACATCGCCCCAAACCG is a genomic window of Sulfurovum sp. XGS-02 containing:
- a CDS encoding translocation/assembly module TamB domain-containing protein, which gives rise to MKYSSLYRPLLWMRKIIIYLLITAIVMGLALYFIVNSAFVVRKVADTFAPDYNISYSRIHGNVLTGVKIEDLAYNRDPLAKHLTLKWNPAGLFKKTIIVNTLQIEKANVDTIKTLIASLSSAENNQSNENSTAESLGIDISVHHASLSLEPFSEQGIGISNVILDVKDVLYSSDSMDVRALALQVDSNVTKITLKAGLKDGDLHVRELTIKEVDTLALQALFVPDSNESNKSDVVVTQEENTGKDRPVIPWMPKWVHLDKVKINTLPFVYGPVDSKAFNVSGRDAVFDVEKLLLQKADLNVHSSTNLSDIYYKTKVKNNKLIGKVDFKPKKALFKLYDLPIRREAVGDIFVDLNVSRSMVSSDLKIKMEQVLKAGINDFNLDINHLHVHASYDIEKNTLQSKSDLVLTTPYAKDVLVTNFFTMDKQISYSGEIQADQFTGIDQKFVKPLHHLRVRYKGDGQSIKTEIEADNLQGTFISPDFKKATLHLENKQPLLLNEFIALPSELNQTKANIVIDAPISFENNSSLMAYAKIDSNMVNIDANISFKERLQVKTVTHIPKESLLRTYNRSVKWDHLDPVKSDIELLGKRVETVVTAGSVKANAVYDMNSTHVEGTVTLGGLHASVNGMPQEKITVETKITSLNALIESVERVYTLGDIPVLKGSGELSVILSEMKTIDIALRSPQISYQPDHKTEHIVNDIDLAVNLQDEKIVLNRYALTYGGQKLYSTKPSTIFLNDQNVTMEPIWLNDELKVVGTYDLKARKGTIEAEADILHIVHEIVDLESDIDIKTVLDGNKTSVNGEITLLGGHIHYDLGQKTYASDSDIIIVQDIKEKKTSPFMDGLSTSVQIKTKKPLIYKKGNVDIKAAVDLSLYKAEESELMLLGSVEILKGGSYTFEGKKFILDKSYVHFTGNPNKPLLEASVTYQSLNHLITIRITGSADMPNIHFTSKPSLTKEQILSIILFDSEAGAGTNSGEDMMKMMGGAMAKSALSDLGVQLDHLVLGEGKSIEVGKKLTNKITIIYVNDEVSSVKLKYEHGKRTESVIGVSEESQSYDILYKRDF